Proteins encoded together in one Planctomyces sp. SH-PL14 window:
- a CDS encoding DUF1501 domain-containing protein → MLEIRGSSRGTNCAGVTRRAALKAGFLGMAGMTLAGQNRLLANGATPKNDKSVILIWLDGGPSQLESYDPKPEAPEECRGPFTAIDTKVPGIHLSELLPNHAKFADRMNFIRSIHHGTGDHFAAGHWMLTGRFGATSVNQGIKFPSFGAAISKVRGPRRPGLPAYVGLPSAESIYLFPGYHGAAYLGGAYNPFDVDTERKYLHHGNVIEINRPKCFQATAGIDEGRGRSRSELMGSLDRIRREVDRSGIMDTMDACNQEAMSLVFGQAAIKAFDISQEDPKVAARYPKHPWGRYTLMARRLVEAGVTFVTVDMPHWDHHSRLVEGHAPNMRAMDECVGALMTDLVERDMLDKVMVIVMGEFGRTPKVNTGLPNDPIPGRDHWGDAVSVMVAGGGLKQGTVVGATNPKAEFPVERALKPHDLLATVYRVLDIDGSQSFPDFAGRPIPLVDDAAAISELF, encoded by the coding sequence ATGCTGGAGATTCGCGGATCGAGCCGGGGAACGAATTGCGCGGGAGTCACCCGCCGCGCGGCGCTGAAGGCGGGCTTCCTCGGGATGGCGGGGATGACCCTCGCCGGACAGAACCGGCTGCTGGCGAACGGTGCGACCCCGAAAAACGACAAGAGCGTCATTCTCATCTGGCTCGACGGCGGTCCCAGCCAACTCGAATCGTATGACCCCAAGCCGGAGGCCCCCGAGGAGTGCCGCGGGCCGTTCACGGCGATCGACACGAAGGTTCCGGGGATCCACCTCTCGGAACTCCTGCCGAACCACGCGAAGTTCGCGGACCGGATGAACTTTATCCGGTCGATCCACCACGGCACGGGGGACCATTTTGCCGCCGGGCACTGGATGCTGACGGGCCGCTTCGGGGCAACGTCAGTCAACCAGGGGATCAAGTTTCCGTCCTTTGGCGCCGCCATCTCGAAAGTCCGGGGGCCGCGGCGTCCAGGGCTGCCGGCGTACGTAGGCCTTCCCTCGGCCGAGAGCATTTACCTCTTCCCCGGCTACCACGGCGCGGCGTACCTCGGCGGGGCCTACAACCCGTTCGACGTCGACACCGAGCGCAAGTATCTGCATCACGGGAACGTGATCGAGATCAACCGTCCGAAGTGCTTTCAGGCGACCGCCGGGATCGACGAAGGGCGAGGACGCAGCCGGAGTGAGCTGATGGGCTCGCTCGACCGGATCCGCCGCGAGGTCGACCGGTCGGGGATCATGGACACGATGGACGCCTGCAACCAGGAGGCGATGTCGCTCGTCTTCGGCCAGGCGGCGATCAAGGCGTTCGACATCTCCCAGGAAGATCCGAAGGTCGCCGCCCGCTATCCGAAGCACCCGTGGGGGCGATACACGCTGATGGCCCGCCGGCTGGTCGAGGCGGGGGTGACGTTCGTCACCGTCGACATGCCGCACTGGGACCATCACTCGCGGCTCGTCGAGGGGCATGCCCCGAACATGCGGGCGATGGACGAATGCGTCGGAGCCCTGATGACCGACCTCGTCGAGCGGGACATGCTCGACAAGGTCATGGTGATCGTGATGGGCGAGTTCGGCCGCACGCCGAAGGTCAACACCGGCCTCCCGAACGATCCGATCCCCGGTCGCGACCACTGGGGGGACGCCGTCTCGGTCATGGTTGCCGGAGGCGGACTCAAGCAGGGGACGGTCGTGGGAGCGACGAACCCCAAGGCGGAGTTCCCGGTCGAGCGGGCCCTCAAGCCCCACGACCTCCTGGCGACGGTCTACCGCGTCCTCGACATCGACGGCAGCCAGTCGTTCCCGGACTTCGCCGGCCGCCCGATCCCGCTGGTGGATGACGCCGCCGCGATCTCGGAGCTGTTCTGA
- a CDS encoding SDR family NAD(P)-dependent oxidoreductase, translated as MAQPPSPPRPFADLTGRTAVITGSSSGIGRAIALELAAAGADVVIHCRRSRDRAEAVAGEVRALGRTAHILTADVGQESELTPFVEACLNALGKLDIWVNNAGADLLTGDAPKWTFEEKLEILLDVDVRSAVLLSRDVGRRMQEAGQGVILNIGWDQADRGMDGGGDSAELFSAAKNAIMGFTRSLAMTLAPAVRVNCIAPGWIRTAWGDGASNAWQERVLRETPLRRWGLPEDIARLARFLVSDEASFITGQVINSNGGAVR; from the coding sequence ATGGCACAGCCCCCCTCACCCCCTCGCCCCTTCGCCGACCTGACCGGCCGCACCGCCGTCATCACCGGCTCCTCCTCCGGCATCGGCCGCGCCATCGCACTCGAACTCGCCGCCGCGGGAGCCGACGTCGTCATCCACTGCCGCCGCTCCCGCGATCGAGCCGAAGCCGTCGCCGGCGAAGTGCGGGCTCTCGGCCGCACCGCCCACATCCTGACCGCCGACGTCGGCCAGGAATCGGAACTCACTCCCTTCGTCGAAGCCTGCCTCAACGCCCTCGGCAAACTCGACATCTGGGTCAACAACGCCGGAGCCGACCTCCTGACCGGCGACGCCCCCAAGTGGACCTTCGAAGAGAAGCTCGAGATCCTCCTCGATGTCGACGTCCGCAGCGCCGTCCTGCTCAGCCGGGACGTCGGCCGCCGCATGCAGGAGGCGGGACAAGGCGTCATCCTCAACATCGGCTGGGACCAGGCCGACCGCGGTATGGACGGAGGAGGAGACAGCGCCGAACTCTTCTCGGCCGCCAAGAACGCCATCATGGGGTTCACCCGCTCACTCGCCATGACGCTCGCCCCCGCCGTGCGTGTCAATTGCATCGCCCCCGGCTGGATCCGCACCGCCTGGGGAGACGGCGCCAGCAACGCCTGGCAGGAACGCGTCCTCCGCGAAACACCGCTCCGACGGTGGGGCCTTCCCGAAGACATCGCCCGCCTGGCCCGATTCCTCGTCAGCGACGAAGCCAGCTTCATCACCGGCCAGGTCATCAACTCGAACGGCGGAGCGGTGCGATAG